The proteins below come from a single Myxococcota bacterium genomic window:
- a CDS encoding MBL fold metallo-hydrolase: MSERGEPLYKSRPTGPEAARFGWCTRFNDSVSMSEGNSNTYLIETSEGNVLINTGMGFEAPVHHHNFRELAGEIDGKLRYVVTTQGHVDHVGGVQFFRDRNPGLQYVAHANNPEHQSYDRRLTRFRQARSAFRFADTFPKVFQAYAEAGYTDLNPQDTPTADVLFEDRHTLTLGGVEIVLIGQMGAETNDSLIVWLPESRLCFTGNLFGCPFGHFPNLVTIRGDRYRDALTCAEAAQTVLDLEPEAILYGHHAPVVGAELIQREVTAIRDAIQHVHDAVVKGMNQGKDLATLQQEITLPPECEVGQGYGMVSWSVRAIWENYAGWFKHASTTELYGVPQSAVFRDLLELAGADAVVERARKKASGGEREAALHLLDIVLAAEPQHAGAVALCIEVHESLLADARTFCTTGNFWLEGWLEHQLKLLRGGKFTSLAEVLK, from the coding sequence ATGAGCGAACGAGGCGAGCCCCTCTACAAGAGTCGACCGACCGGTCCCGAGGCGGCCCGCTTCGGCTGGTGCACCCGCTTCAACGATTCCGTGTCGATGTCCGAGGGCAACTCGAACACCTACCTGATCGAGACGTCCGAGGGGAACGTGCTGATCAACACCGGCATGGGGTTCGAGGCGCCGGTGCACCACCACAACTTCCGCGAACTCGCCGGCGAGATCGACGGCAAGCTCCGGTACGTGGTGACGACCCAGGGCCACGTCGACCACGTCGGCGGCGTCCAGTTCTTCCGCGACCGCAACCCGGGGCTCCAGTACGTGGCCCACGCGAACAACCCGGAGCATCAGTCCTACGACCGGCGACTGACGCGGTTTCGCCAGGCGCGCTCCGCCTTCCGGTTCGCCGACACCTTCCCGAAGGTGTTCCAGGCCTACGCCGAGGCCGGCTACACCGACCTGAACCCCCAGGACACCCCGACCGCCGACGTACTCTTCGAAGACCGCCACACGCTGACGCTCGGCGGTGTCGAGATCGTGCTGATCGGACAAATGGGCGCCGAGACCAACGACTCGTTGATCGTTTGGCTGCCGGAGTCGCGGCTGTGCTTCACGGGGAATCTCTTCGGGTGTCCCTTCGGGCACTTCCCGAACCTCGTGACGATCCGCGGCGACCGCTACCGCGACGCGCTCACCTGCGCCGAGGCGGCCCAGACCGTCCTCGACCTGGAGCCCGAAGCCATCCTCTACGGCCACCACGCGCCGGTCGTCGGGGCCGAGCTGATCCAGCGCGAGGTGACGGCGATTCGCGACGCCATCCAGCACGTCCACGACGCGGTCGTGAAGGGCATGAACCAGGGCAAGGATCTCGCGACCCTCCAGCAGGAGATCACGCTGCCGCCCGAATGCGAGGTGGGGCAGGGCTACGGGATGGTCTCGTGGAGCGTGCGCGCGATCTGGGAGAACTACGCGGGTTGGTTCAAGCACGCGTCGACGACGGAGCTCTACGGCGTGCCCCAGTCGGCGGTCTTCCGCGACCTGCTGGAACTCGCGGGAGCCGACGCGGTGGTCGAGCGGGCCCGGAAGAAGGCCTCGGGTGGTGAGCGCGAGGCGGCGCTCCACCTGCTCGACATCGTCCTCGCCGCCGAACCCCAGCATGCGGGGGCCGTGGCCCTGTGCATCGAGGTGCACGAA
- a CDS encoding SDR family oxidoreductase — MDAVRFDFAGCRVLVTGGTSGIGYGVASAFADAGAEVLVTGRKAAASDYDRDLSRFEYASAEMTNAASLDALVGGLDRLDVLVNNAGANLVAKDEWKPETFAEALQMHLVSGFRLAVGAKPLLAKSALEGGGSVVNCASMSAFRAVPLVPGYGAAKAGIVQMTLNLGVAWARENVRVNAVAPGLIDTNMTSVMKAKGMEAIESAELARVPMARWGVPGDVAPTFLFLASPAARFITGQTLNVDGGYSVM, encoded by the coding sequence ATGGACGCGGTTCGGTTCGACTTCGCCGGCTGCCGGGTGCTCGTCACGGGCGGCACCTCGGGCATTGGCTACGGGGTGGCGAGCGCTTTCGCCGACGCCGGAGCCGAAGTGCTCGTCACCGGCCGCAAGGCCGCAGCGAGCGACTACGACCGCGATCTGTCGCGCTTCGAGTACGCGTCCGCGGAGATGACGAACGCGGCGTCCCTCGACGCCCTCGTCGGCGGCCTCGATCGTCTCGACGTGCTCGTGAACAACGCGGGTGCGAACCTCGTGGCGAAGGACGAGTGGAAGCCCGAGACCTTCGCCGAGGCCCTGCAGATGCACCTGGTCAGCGGCTTTCGCCTGGCCGTCGGCGCGAAGCCCCTGCTCGCGAAGAGCGCGCTCGAGGGTGGGGGCAGCGTCGTGAACTGCGCGAGCATGTCGGCGTTTCGCGCCGTGCCGCTGGTACCCGGCTACGGCGCCGCGAAGGCGGGGATCGTGCAGATGACCCTGAACCTGGGCGTCGCCTGGGCGCGCGAGAACGTGCGCGTGAACGCCGTCGCGCCCGGTCTGATCGATACGAACATGACCTCGGTGATGAAGGCGAAGGGCATGGAGGCGATCGAGTCCGCCGAACTGGCGCGGGTGCCGATGGCGCGCTGGGGCGTGCCCGGCGACGTCGCGCCGACCTTCTTGTTCCTGGCGAGCCCGGCGGCTCGCTTCATCACCGGTCAGACCCTCAACGTCGACGGCGGCTACTCGGTGATGTAG
- a CDS encoding VOC family protein, giving the protein MDAASLAAELGLPPIDQVGYVVRDLEKALQSFGPLFGPFQTMDSDLEGTNYRGRSSDVKLRMGFGRSGDLEVELIEWVSGDSPHKEALDRGGEGVHHVRFKIEDLASAQEKLESKGFSVVWSHAFPAADIAWAYLEGPAEQGGMMVELYQNPHV; this is encoded by the coding sequence ATGGACGCTGCCTCGCTCGCCGCCGAACTCGGACTGCCGCCCATCGACCAGGTGGGCTACGTGGTGCGCGATCTCGAGAAGGCGCTCCAGTCGTTCGGACCGCTCTTCGGCCCTTTCCAGACGATGGACAGCGACCTCGAGGGCACGAACTACCGCGGCCGCTCGTCGGACGTGAAGCTGCGGATGGGCTTCGGGCGCTCGGGCGATCTCGAAGTGGAGCTGATCGAGTGGGTGTCGGGCGACAGCCCCCACAAGGAAGCCCTCGACCGCGGCGGAGAGGGCGTGCACCACGTCCGCTTCAAGATCGAAGATCTCGCCAGCGCCCAGGAGAAGCTCGAGTCGAAGGGCTTCTCGGTCGTGTGGTCTCACGCCTTTCCCGCGGCCGACATTGCCTGGGCCTATCTCGAGGGGCCGGCCGAGCAGGGTGGCATGATGGTCGAGCTCTACCAGAATCCCCACGTCTGA
- a CDS encoding SDR family oxidoreductase: MSVAVVTGSASGIGKAVRALLEADGMRVVGVDLRDAEVVADVSTPEGREAAVAGVREATPDGIQKLVVAAGVGGHIEQGDLVPRVNYFGALAVLDGLAESLEGQPGAAAVVVSSNSAQLGSPDEHPFVQAMLAGDEERAVKELPGGTAAAAYPMSKHAVARAVRQRAAAWGEAGVRLNAIAPGTTETPLFRGSADHPVLGKFVGDIPIPLGRPAQPEEIAQVICFLLSDAASYVHGSVMWADGGSDAVLRPGQF; encoded by the coding sequence ATGAGCGTGGCGGTCGTGACGGGTTCGGCATCGGGGATCGGCAAAGCCGTCCGCGCGCTGCTCGAGGCCGATGGCATGCGTGTCGTCGGGGTCGACCTGCGCGACGCAGAGGTCGTCGCCGACGTCTCGACGCCCGAGGGGCGCGAGGCGGCCGTCGCCGGCGTTCGCGAGGCCACCCCCGACGGCATCCAGAAGCTCGTGGTGGCGGCCGGCGTGGGTGGGCACATCGAGCAAGGCGATCTGGTCCCGCGCGTGAACTACTTCGGGGCGCTCGCTGTGCTCGACGGTCTGGCCGAGTCACTCGAGGGTCAGCCCGGCGCGGCGGCGGTCGTGGTCTCCTCGAACTCGGCCCAGTTGGGTTCCCCCGACGAGCACCCTTTCGTCCAGGCGATGCTTGCCGGCGACGAGGAGCGCGCAGTGAAGGAGCTGCCGGGCGGGACGGCCGCGGCCGCCTACCCGATGTCGAAGCACGCGGTCGCGCGCGCGGTGCGGCAGCGCGCTGCCGCCTGGGGCGAGGCGGGCGTACGACTCAACGCGATTGCGCCGGGCACCACCGAGACACCGCTGTTTCGGGGCTCCGCGGATCACCCGGTGCTCGGCAAGTTCGTGGGGGACATTCCGATCCCGCTCGGACGTCCGGCCCAGCCCGAAGAGATCGCCCAGGTGATCTGCTTCTTGCTGAGCGACGCCGCGTCCTACGTGCACGGTTCGGTGATGTGGGCAGACGGCGGCTCCGACGCGGTACTGCGGCCCGGCCAGTTCTAA
- a CDS encoding aconitate hydratase produces MDAHPRSDEAANPTDGLAAQAAGVYARLAERVGEARAHLGRPLTLADKLLFGHLHEPPRGRLCPGESRLVLRPDRVVLQDVLGQTAMLQFAQLERERVAIPTSIHCDHLVQARDGAASDLSASRRENDEVYTFLRSAAARYGAGFWAPGAGIIHQVVLETYAFPGALVLGTDSHTPNAGGLGACAVGVGGADAVEAMAGLPWELRYPRRIGVVLRGVLSGWASPKDVILWLAGRLTTAGGTHAILEYLGPGTRTLAATGKATIANMGAEVGATTSVFPADDAICAYLRATGRGAVATLAAAHAADLSADPEVEADPGAHYDEVIDLDLSTLEPHVVGPHAPDRARPLSQLADEVRTGKSEVVDALSAALVGSCTNSSYQDLTRAAQVAAQASEHGVQARVPLWVTPGSERTRATVERDGQLEALRSLGARELASACGPCIGQWRRQDGSDADAASSIVTSFNRNFRGRNDGRRSTQAFIASPELVVAFALAGRLSFDPTRDTLVDREGRAFRLDAPTPAPDVPPDGFAGASDAYVAPPADGRGVALTIAPDSERLQRLEPWPAWDGRDFQNLPVLIKTAGRTTTDQISPAGAWLRYRGHLERFSENLLSGAIDAFLGTTRKGVARQARAWQAEGLRWVIVGDANYGEGSSREHAALSPRLLGCAAVIARGFARIHESNLKKQGILALTFRDPAHYDRVGRDDRIDLTGLATLGEGAPVEGRIRHADGTTTEILLEHSYTSAELVWFRAGSALNAIAAEG; encoded by the coding sequence ATGGATGCCCATCCCCGATCCGACGAAGCCGCCAACCCGACCGACGGCCTCGCCGCGCAGGCGGCGGGGGTCTACGCACGCCTGGCGGAGCGCGTGGGCGAAGCCCGCGCCCACCTGGGGCGACCGCTCACGCTGGCCGACAAGCTCCTGTTCGGTCACCTGCACGAGCCGCCGCGCGGCAGGCTCTGCCCCGGCGAGAGCCGGCTCGTGCTGCGGCCCGACCGGGTCGTCCTGCAAGACGTCCTGGGGCAGACGGCGATGCTCCAATTCGCCCAGTTGGAGCGGGAGCGCGTCGCGATCCCCACCTCGATCCACTGCGACCATCTCGTGCAGGCCCGTGACGGGGCCGCGTCGGACCTGTCCGCGTCGCGTCGCGAGAACGACGAGGTCTACACCTTCTTGCGTTCGGCCGCGGCACGCTATGGCGCCGGTTTCTGGGCACCGGGCGCCGGCATCATTCACCAGGTCGTTCTCGAGACCTACGCGTTTCCGGGCGCGCTCGTTCTGGGTACCGACTCGCATACTCCGAACGCCGGCGGGCTGGGGGCTTGCGCCGTGGGCGTCGGCGGGGCGGACGCGGTCGAGGCGATGGCGGGTCTGCCCTGGGAACTGCGTTATCCGCGCCGAATCGGCGTCGTCCTGCGCGGTGTGCTCTCGGGCTGGGCGTCTCCGAAGGACGTCATTCTCTGGCTCGCGGGACGTCTCACCACTGCCGGCGGCACCCACGCGATCCTCGAATACCTCGGGCCTGGAACCCGCACCCTCGCGGCGACCGGGAAGGCGACGATCGCAAACATGGGAGCGGAAGTCGGCGCGACCACCTCCGTGTTCCCGGCCGACGACGCGATCTGCGCTTACCTCAGGGCTACGGGACGCGGCGCGGTTGCAACACTCGCGGCGGCCCACGCCGCTGACCTGAGCGCCGATCCCGAGGTCGAGGCCGATCCCGGCGCGCACTACGACGAGGTCATCGACCTCGACCTCTCCACACTCGAACCCCACGTCGTCGGTCCCCACGCGCCCGATCGGGCGCGCCCCCTCTCCCAGCTCGCCGACGAGGTGCGAACCGGGAAGAGCGAAGTCGTCGACGCACTCTCGGCGGCGCTGGTCGGCAGCTGCACCAACTCGTCCTACCAGGACCTGACCCGGGCGGCGCAAGTGGCCGCGCAGGCCTCGGAGCACGGCGTCCAGGCTCGGGTGCCGCTCTGGGTGACGCCCGGATCGGAGCGAACGCGGGCCACGGTCGAACGCGACGGCCAGCTCGAGGCGTTGCGAAGCCTCGGTGCCCGCGAGCTCGCCAGCGCCTGCGGGCCCTGCATCGGGCAGTGGCGTCGCCAGGACGGCAGCGACGCCGACGCTGCATCGAGCATCGTGACCAGCTTCAACCGCAACTTCCGGGGGCGCAACGACGGGCGGCGCAGCACCCAGGCGTTCATCGCGAGTCCCGAGCTGGTGGTGGCGTTCGCGCTCGCCGGTCGCCTCTCCTTCGATCCCACCCGCGACACGCTCGTGGATCGGGAGGGTCGAGCTTTCCGGCTGGACGCGCCCACGCCCGCGCCGGACGTGCCGCCCGACGGCTTCGCCGGCGCGAGCGACGCCTACGTGGCTCCTCCCGCGGATGGTCGTGGCGTCGCGCTCACCATCGCGCCGGACAGTGAGCGCTTGCAGCGGCTCGAACCCTGGCCGGCCTGGGACGGGCGCGACTTCCAGAACCTCCCCGTGCTGATCAAGACCGCCGGCCGGACCACCACCGACCAGATCTCGCCGGCCGGCGCGTGGCTGCGCTACCGCGGTCACCTCGAGCGCTTCAGCGAGAACCTGCTGAGTGGAGCGATCGACGCCTTCCTCGGGACGACGCGCAAAGGCGTCGCGCGCCAGGCGCGGGCCTGGCAGGCCGAAGGCCTGCGCTGGGTGATCGTCGGCGACGCGAACTACGGGGAGGGCAGCAGTCGCGAGCACGCCGCGCTCTCGCCGCGGTTGCTGGGGTGCGCGGCCGTGATCGCCCGGGGCTTCGCCCGGATCCATGAATCGAACCTCAAGAAGCAGGGGATCCTGGCGCTGACCTTCCGCGATCCGGCCCACTACGACCGGGTGGGTCGCGACGACCGCATCGACCTGACCGGGCTGGCCACGCTCGGGGAGGGCGCGCCGGTGGAGGGGCGCATTCGTCATGCCGACGGGACGACCACCGAGATCCTCCTCGAGCACTCCTACACATCGGCTGAACTCGTCTGGTTTCGCGCCGGCTCGGCCCTCAACGCCATCGCGGCCGAGGGCTGA
- a CDS encoding LysR family transcriptional regulator yields the protein MHVDILGLEAFLAIAEHGRFTPAARALHITQTALTRRLQQFEADLGVALVERTTRSVGLTPVGERFLPRARRLLGELRASLVELRETGRAERGDVAIACVPTVGVQYLPRVIQAYAREYPENRVQILDHASAHVIEAVRRREVEFGIAIAGALPTELESKPLLEDRFVLICRRDHPLAERKRLAWRKLTGHPLVFVGSASGNRPLLEAALTDAPPRLDVQYEVQRSSTAVGLAAAGVAAAIVPALAVQAGAHPKLRVVPLVEPVVSRSLVLVTRKGGELSPAAAALFARLRRGI from the coding sequence ATGCACGTCGACATTCTCGGACTCGAAGCATTCCTCGCGATCGCCGAGCACGGGCGCTTCACCCCAGCGGCCCGCGCGCTGCACATCACCCAGACCGCCCTCACCCGCCGTCTCCAGCAGTTCGAGGCCGACCTCGGCGTGGCCCTGGTCGAACGCACCACACGCTCGGTCGGTCTCACTCCGGTCGGCGAGCGTTTCCTGCCGCGGGCGCGGCGCCTGCTCGGCGAGCTGCGCGCCTCGCTCGTGGAGCTCCGCGAGACGGGTCGGGCCGAGCGCGGCGACGTCGCGATCGCCTGCGTGCCCACCGTCGGCGTCCAGTACCTGCCCCGAGTGATCCAGGCCTATGCCCGCGAGTACCCCGAGAACCGGGTGCAGATCCTCGACCACGCCTCGGCCCACGTGATCGAAGCGGTGCGGCGCCGCGAGGTCGAGTTCGGCATCGCGATCGCCGGCGCACTGCCGACCGAACTCGAGAGCAAACCTCTGCTCGAAGATCGCTTCGTGCTCATCTGCCGACGCGACCACCCGCTCGCCGAGCGCAAGCGCCTGGCCTGGCGAAAGCTCACGGGTCACCCCCTCGTCTTCGTGGGCAGCGCGAGCGGCAACCGCCCGCTCCTCGAAGCCGCGCTGACCGACGCTCCGCCACGCCTCGACGTGCAGTACGAGGTGCAACGCAGCTCGACCGCAGTCGGACTGGCCGCCGCAGGTGTCGCGGCGGCCATCGTGCCGGCGCTGGCCGTCCAGGCCGGGGCCCACCCGAAGCTGCGGGTGGTTCCCCTGGTCGAACCGGTGGTCTCGCGGAGCCTCGTGCTGGTCACGCGCAAAGGCGGCGAACTCTCGCCGGCGGCGGCCGCGCTCTTCGCGCGGCTACGCCGGGGCATCTAG
- a CDS encoding NAD(P)-binding domain-containing protein, whose translation MTTSPRVAVIGAGPCGLAATKTLREFGVAVECLEAGKGVGGIWNVEDAPGGGYRSLQTNTSTRGMAYSDFPFAEDAPVYPSAAQMVAYFEAYAQHFDLWPHIRFGQRVEQATPRDRGGWRLEMGDGETREFDVVAVATGQYHTPKRPHDATRGNFAGAQLHVYDYLDASAPVDCRGKQVVVVGLGSSAAEVAAELSDPQAPAGHAAKVVLSARSGRWVLPKVIDGEPLDAKSLHPSAPLPEEARQLSPEDGAWAMRKLFGGMLRAQSEKLGGARALGLPEPTIEPWEDRPTMSLDFIPALQAGRIEVRPGIERFDGKTVVFSDGSAVEADVLLYGTGYQLGFPFLGDDILGAPAPDLALYQRIAHPSFDDLFFLGCCRVMCALWPLAEQQSRWLARLLSGRFALPSREERATRAVSLQATLPVMCNFYVEGLRREAGGL comes from the coding sequence ATGACGACTTCCCCCCGCGTGGCCGTGATCGGCGCAGGGCCCTGTGGTCTCGCCGCGACGAAGACGCTGCGCGAGTTCGGTGTGGCGGTGGAATGCCTCGAAGCCGGGAAGGGCGTGGGTGGCATCTGGAACGTGGAGGACGCCCCGGGCGGCGGCTATCGCTCGCTGCAGACGAACACGTCGACGCGGGGCATGGCGTACTCGGATTTCCCGTTCGCGGAAGACGCACCGGTCTATCCGAGCGCCGCGCAGATGGTCGCGTACTTCGAAGCCTACGCGCAGCACTTCGACCTGTGGCCCCACATTCGCTTCGGGCAGCGGGTGGAGCAGGCGACGCCCCGCGACCGCGGGGGGTGGCGGCTCGAGATGGGCGACGGCGAGACCCGCGAGTTCGATGTCGTCGCCGTGGCCACGGGCCAATACCACACGCCGAAGCGGCCCCACGACGCGACTCGCGGCAACTTCGCCGGCGCCCAGCTCCACGTGTACGACTATCTCGATGCCAGCGCACCGGTGGACTGTCGCGGAAAGCAGGTGGTGGTGGTGGGTCTCGGCAGCAGCGCGGCGGAAGTGGCCGCCGAGCTCTCGGATCCCCAGGCACCGGCGGGCCATGCGGCCAAGGTCGTGCTCTCGGCTCGGTCCGGGCGCTGGGTGCTACCGAAGGTCATCGACGGGGAACCTCTCGATGCGAAGTCGCTCCACCCGTCGGCCCCTTTGCCCGAGGAGGCTCGCCAGCTCTCGCCCGAAGACGGTGCCTGGGCCATGCGCAAGCTCTTCGGCGGCATGCTGCGCGCCCAGAGCGAGAAGCTCGGCGGAGCCCGCGCACTGGGCCTGCCCGAACCCACGATCGAGCCTTGGGAGGACCGCCCCACCATGTCGCTCGACTTCATTCCCGCGCTCCAGGCCGGTCGCATCGAGGTGCGACCCGGGATCGAGCGCTTCGACGGGAAGACGGTCGTCTTCTCCGATGGGAGTGCGGTCGAGGCCGACGTGCTGCTCTACGGGACGGGCTACCAGCTCGGCTTTCCCTTTCTCGGCGACGACATCCTCGGGGCGCCCGCGCCCGACCTGGCGCTCTACCAGCGCATCGCGCATCCCTCGTTCGACGATCTCTTCTTTCTGGGCTGCTGTCGGGTGATGTGTGCGCTGTGGCCGCTCGCCGAACAGCAGAGCCGCTGGCTCGCCCGCTTACTCTCCGGAAGGTTCGCGTTGCCCTCGCGCGAGGAGCGCGCGACGCGGGCGGTTTCGTTGCAGGCCACGCTTCCCGTGATGTGCAACTTCTACGTCGAGGGGCTGCGGCGCGAGGCCGGCGGGCTCTAG
- a CDS encoding NAD(P)/FAD-dependent oxidoreductase, with protein sequence MTRTQFAIIGAGAGGLCAGIQLRESGRTDFLIFDRAARVGGTWHRNTYPGAACDIASHLYCYSFAPNPEWKKPYATQPEIQAYLERTAHAYGLEPHLRLETGVAAAQWDEGRARWQLRLENGAAVEAQYVISAVGMFGEMARPDIAGLETFEGVCFHSAEWNHDHDFAGERVAVIGSAASAVQFVPEVAPRVERLHVFQRTANWVLPKQDDPYTDAERERFRTHPELMAARREEIYQIVEVALTYSNPEPFRAAEEIGRQALEVVEDPELRAKLTPDHPFGCKRPLISNDYLQSFNRDNVELVTVPIERVTSHGVVTQDGIERDVDTILLATGFHTQRYVSGIEVTGRHGVPIGEAWADGPEAYLGVTTHGFPNLFMLYGPNTNGGNSILLMLEFQIAYALRLVAEAEKSGADWIDVRRDVMDRFNDELQQELGGIDVLHAGCNGYYRSPSGRIVTQWPHSFSVYRERADRDDLGSFETGRVAG encoded by the coding sequence GTGACCCGGACGCAGTTCGCAATCATCGGAGCCGGAGCGGGCGGGCTCTGCGCAGGCATTCAGCTGCGAGAGTCCGGTCGCACGGACTTCTTGATCTTCGACCGCGCAGCGCGCGTCGGCGGCACCTGGCACCGCAATACCTACCCGGGCGCGGCCTGCGACATCGCGTCGCATCTCTACTGCTACTCGTTCGCGCCGAACCCCGAGTGGAAGAAGCCGTACGCGACCCAGCCCGAGATCCAGGCCTACCTCGAGCGCACCGCCCACGCCTACGGGCTCGAGCCGCACCTGCGCCTCGAGACGGGCGTGGCCGCTGCCCAGTGGGACGAGGGGCGCGCGCGTTGGCAGCTGCGCCTCGAGAACGGAGCCGCGGTCGAGGCCCAGTACGTGATCAGCGCCGTGGGGATGTTCGGCGAGATGGCACGTCCCGACATTGCCGGCCTCGAGACCTTCGAGGGCGTCTGCTTCCACTCCGCCGAATGGAACCACGACCACGACTTCGCGGGGGAACGCGTCGCCGTCATCGGAAGCGCGGCCAGCGCCGTCCAGTTCGTGCCGGAGGTCGCGCCCCGGGTGGAACGGCTCCATGTCTTCCAGCGCACCGCGAACTGGGTGCTCCCGAAGCAGGACGATCCCTACACGGATGCCGAACGAGAGCGGTTCCGAACCCACCCGGAGCTGATGGCCGCGCGGCGCGAGGAGATCTATCAGATCGTCGAGGTGGCGCTCACCTACAGCAATCCCGAGCCGTTTCGCGCCGCCGAAGAGATCGGGCGCCAGGCGCTTGAGGTGGTCGAAGATCCGGAGCTGCGCGCGAAACTCACGCCGGACCATCCGTTCGGTTGCAAGCGCCCGCTGATCTCGAACGACTATCTCCAGAGCTTCAATCGCGACAACGTCGAGCTGGTCACGGTCCCGATCGAGCGGGTCACGTCCCACGGCGTGGTGACCCAGGACGGCATCGAACGCGACGTCGATACGATCCTGCTCGCGACGGGCTTCCACACCCAGCGCTATGTGAGCGGGATCGAGGTGACGGGGCGCCACGGCGTTCCGATCGGCGAGGCCTGGGCCGACGGGCCCGAGGCGTACCTCGGGGTCACGACCCACGGGTTTCCGAACCTCTTCATGCTCTACGGGCCGAACACGAACGGGGGCAACTCGATCCTCCTGATGCTCGAGTTCCAGATCGCCTACGCCCTGCGGCTCGTCGCCGAGGCGGAGAAGTCCGGCGCCGATTGGATCGACGTGCGGCGCGACGTGATGGACCGATTCAACGACGAGCTGCAGCAGGAGCTCGGGGGCATCGACGTCCTCCACGCGGGCTGCAACGGCTACTACCGGAGCCCGTCCGGGCGCATCGTCACTCAGTGGCCCCACAGCTTCTCGGTCTATCGGGAGCGCGCCGATCGCGACGATCTCGGCTCCTTCGAGACCGGGCGCGTCGCCGGCTAG